In Motacilla alba alba isolate MOTALB_02 chromosome 2, Motacilla_alba_V1.0_pri, whole genome shotgun sequence, the DNA window ATTGTGCCGGGTTTCAAGGACACGGGAGATGATCAGGACTTTGGGAGCCAACATCTGCCTGGCTGGTGACGTCAGCAACCCCGTGTAATCCTCTTGTACTGAAGGCAGATGCCTTATTTGTTTGGCTGGAGAGGCATTAATCCCTAATTCTGGAGCAGCAAGCGAGGGGGAGAGACCGGACCGCTTCCTATCCCCCGAAAGCAGCTAGAGGGGCTCTCCTCTCCTGCACTCTCCGGCTCCGACTGGGTGGAGGAGCCGCCAGCCCTCGGCAGGTTTGACCATTTCCTTTTTGATTGTGATTCTCTTTTTTGGTATTTGGAGTGGGTTCCTatgtcttatttttatttgggtGCTTGGATTTCTCCCTATGATTCTTTGCTCTAGTACCGTCCTCAAGACGAAAAAGAAGGGGGAACTGCTCTTCCCCACCCCCTTCACAGTctcttaattttattattttcttttccttttttctttttttttctttttttttttttttaagctttcccCTGTGCTTGCTCTCGGGGGATTTTTGCAGCGGTGGGCAGGGAGGTTGCTCTCTGCGGTTCCCCGCGGCTGGCCCGTTCCCACTGCGCTGCAGGGACCCAGATGCCCGCTCGCCCTAGCGCTGCGGTGATGGGCGTTCCGCCTTGTCCGTCCTCGGCCACGGATCAAGCAGCCCCACAGGCTCGGGTCTGGCCGACCCCAGCTTCGCGTCAGTCCGTGTGGccccccttcccttctcttcctccccttccccttcccctttccctccccgcccttctcctgctctgactcccccctctctcccttttgtCATTGGCAACAGCGCGGCGTGCGGGCTCCCGGCGCCCTTCCCTCCCCgcctgcctttcctttcctccccgCCTGCATTTCTAACGCTCTCGCTTTGTCTGTTTTCCAGGCGGCCGCACGCAGGAGCTACGGTGCCGAGGGGGCCCGGAGCCGCCTTCCCAGTTTGCCCCTGGATGCCCCGGCAAGCTACGGGAAAACTCTCTGAGAAGCACAGCTCGCCGCAGGATCCCGACCGCCGCCGCCTGCAGCCGCAGCACAGCCcgcttctcctcctctctctctcgCGGGCCCTGGCGCCGAGGAAGCAGTCGAGGTCAGCTGCCCGGTTCCTGGGGTCCGGCCGTGCTCGAGCCCGCAGGGTGATGCGAGGTGCCCGGCCGCTCCGCTCCTCCCCGGCGCGCCGTCGGCACGGAAAAGGAATTGTCCCGATCCTGAGCCGTGAAAGATGGCAAAAAGCgtaataataacagtaataataaaagcttaggctattttttttaattattataatgaCTTCACCCCTCATTTCCTCACTCGCCAGTTCAGTGTAGGCAAGCCAGATGGGCTGCCCAGACCCTCCCGGGAAAGGGGCAGGTGCGAGTgagttaaatttttttctgctttacaaAGAAAGATGACACGTCCTgccctttcatttttcatcGCCGAAAGATCCCCTCTTCTCCCCCCGCCCTCCCCCTGGCCGAGGGGAGCGGGGATGCTCTGGGGGTGCGGGCTCCCCCCGCCCGTGATCCAGGGGAGCCGCAAAACCCGGCGGACCGAGACAGCCGGAAAGACATGGTCATTCCTCTCAGCCAGGGATGCCAAATGACAGACGTCGAGTCGGGGAGAGTCAACTCCTGTGTTTAAAATCACGCGAAGACGCTGGTGAAATTAAAGCAGTCGTCCGGAATTGTGCAATAGGCACACGCATAtattattacctttttttttttccttttttatcgATTAAATGCATATTTAACAGCTTCCTGAGCATTGCAAACATCAGACTGGCTAGTAAGCAAACTCGAGCATGAGTTATATGCAGCCTGGGCCAGAATGGGACTAGGGCGGAGGGAAATTACCGGGGTTTTTTTTCGGGGATGAGTTGCTGTTCtactgagagagagagagagagcgagAGAGAGCGCTCTAAGGCTCTGACTCTCCGTGTTCACAGCGGACCTTGATTTAATGTCATACAATTAAGGCACGCGGTGAATGCCAAGAGCGGatcctcaaagcagcatgaaagATCTCGCTAGAACATACCATAACAATAATgtcaataacaaaaataattgcaatgagcctaaaaaaaaaaaaaaaaaaaaaaaaggaaaaaagaaagaaagaaaaggagagacaAAGCAATAAAGAGCTCGACAACCTGTACTCACCTACGGAAACCGAGACTAACTAGGACTGGTGGACTGATTGACTCAGCCCGGTGGAAAGGAGATGCCGCTGTCATGGGACGGGCGCCCGCGGGggcagctgtcagcagcaggtaACGGGGCCGTGGGGGGCTACTGGAGCGGTGCGGTAGCCGCGGTGGTTTTTCAAGGTAGTGGTGACTCGACCTCTCGCTTTCTTGGGCTGAACCATGTAAAGTCGATTAAtgggaaataaatacattttctaataTTATCATCGCGAGGATTGTTCTTTGCGCATCGCTCAGCCGGTAGCTAGGAGTGCCCGCTCGGTAATGGCTCCTCCTCTTGCGGGGCTCCTCTGGAAGCGAGGAACGCGCGCCCCGGGACGGCGGCGCGGTGCGCGGGGGGCAGCGGAGCAGCGTCTGTGCCGCGGGCCGGCAGAGGCTGAGCCATGCGCCGAGCTGGTGCACAGGGGCAGGGCGGGGGGTGCCCGAGGTGCCGCGGGGGCACTGCAGCGGAGCCGTGTGCGGAGAGGCAGCTTGGATGGATGCGCGAAGAGCAGCGTGCGGAGGTTGCGAGGGAGAGgcggggagggggagcagcgtgcgggcgcggcgcggggagAGCGGCGCGGAGCGGTGCCGGCGGGCAGCGGAGCGGCGTGCGGGCTTTGTGCGCTGGCCTGGGCGGCGGGGCGAGGCGCAAGGCAGCGGCTGGCGAGCGCGgagcggggggcggcggcggcgtaGGGTGTGCGGAGCGGCTTACGCGCGGGGGAGGGTGGCGGGGCGGCGGTGGCAGTGCGACGTGAGCCGGGGCAGGAGCGTGCAAGCCGGCACACTGGAGACGCGGCTCCGGTGGAGGCGGCGGCCGTGGCCGGGCCAAGCCGGCGGGTGCGGGGAGGGTGcgggggcggggaggggagaGGCCGGGGTCCCCGCGCCGCCGGCGGCGGAAGTCTTTGTTCCGCGGGGCCTCGCCGGCGGTGGAACAAAGGAGCGGCAGCGCTGCTGCCGGcgctgtccctggtgctggcGGAGGCAccgcgctcccgccgcgggCCGCCAGAGCGCTCGTCCCCGGTCGGGCAGACGCGCCCCGGTGGCACCGCGGTGGGATCGTCCCCGGCTGAAGAAAACCCAGCATCCCGACGGGAGTGAGCGGCGAGCAAGGCAGGGGTGCGGGAACGGCAGGAGTGCGGCTCGGCCCGAGCCTCCGCCGATGCGCAGTGCACAGCCGGTGCCCCGGCTCCGTCTTCGAGCGGGTTGTCCCCGCGCATCCTTCCCGCCGAGTCGCTCCCACCCCCCGCTCTGAAACAGCCGGGTTGGAAGCAAGTCCTGCAGGGGCTCTGTCCCGCTCCTATCCCAACTCCGTCCACAGCCATCTGCCGCGGCCTAATTCTGCTCTTCATCCATCAAACAGCGGccacagccagccagggcaggggatgctCTCAAAGgctaaaaaaggcaaaacaaatgAGTAACAGCAGTAACCACAAGAACTGTAATGATAACAACACTCTCTGCCTGAAGGTCATAGAGCTTTGTCCTCTTTCTGATTGGTCTCAGCAGACAGCCTGCAGCagtggtggtttgttttttttttaccaaaaacCGGATTGCAGATTGGACTGATCACCCTCCTCTGCAAAGGGATAAAAGGGGAGAATTCCTGTCCTTTCAGCAGCCTGTCACCTCTTCATCCCCGTGTAGTCACCCTTGCACTGTCCAGCAGACAGATGAAGCACATGGGCTACTCCACTTTTTCCCTACAGCTCATTGAGTTGGGGTTGAGTCttgtgcctgctcctgccatgCCACACAGCTGCcctcatttcttcttttgagaCACCTGTTCACATATACACATCTACCAATACAAATGTAAGCACATTTCATGTTTTCTATGTAGCGTCAGATTGTCAAAATTTCTGTTCATCACTGCTTCTTGCTTATGTGTCCTTTATAAGACCCGGCACTTCACAGGATCTCAGGGGAGCCAAGCAGAGAACAGAGGAAAGTCTATCTTTGCCTGCTCGTGTGCAAGCCAGGACGATGCACAGCAGAGATTGACCATCACACAGGTAGAGagcagggaaatattttaaatgccttGTGTCCTGAGCAACCTGAAGCACTTAGTTAAACTGTTTGCAGGATTACAAACATGAGCCGGACCACCCCTGCACTGAGGCATTATTTGCccacattttactttttttttttttttctggatatcAGTGCTAAAGATTTGTTACAAACATTCTATGGCTCTgtagccaaagaaacataaaaatgtaaGTGAACTTTCCACCACCAATCCCTCAATGTGGCTTTTAAGATACTTCTTAATGCCTGAAAAGAAATGGAACTTTCTTTGGAATGGGTGGAGCTTTCTTCTGGAAAGCTTCCAGAGACAGGGAACCTTTCTTGCCTTCTAAACTACAATAGCAGTAATAGCAATGGTGATGAAGATGATGGAGCACATAAAAAATGGATGCAATGAAAGTCTGAAGATCCAGGTGATGAACTGTGCCATCTAGAGACGTGTTCCCATTCCGATGTCATATGCTGTCATAGGCACATTGAGGTTCTGGTGGTGGCATCTGAAAGTAACCAACATTTAATATTCACcactttccttcctgctctaAAAACAGAATTGAAACCCTGCTCTCAGCAATTTTTCATGGGGGTAGCCTCATTTCCAAGACTACCTCAGTCACGGCTCCCCACAGAGAGGAGTGGTGAACGCTGCCTGCCAGCCTCCCCTTGAGATAGAAGACAGCTATATCcctcctcccccaccccccctttttttttttttaaggctatttttcctttttccctcctcaagCGACTCCCAGCCGGAACCCCGGTGGAAaagcctgtccccagggctgccggggctgccccaGGCGGGGCCGGACGGGCAGGGGGACGATCCGCcaccttcttctcctcctcctcatcatcatcatcttcctcctcttcctcctcctcctcctcctcctcctcctcctccgccgccgcccccgcccggcccccggcACTGCcgcgccccctggcggccgcGCAGAGGGCCGCGCAAATCCAGCGCCGCGCAAATCCAGCGCAACCTCGGCGCGGCGCAGCGCAGCGCTGCCTCCGCGGCGGAGCCCGGGAAACTGCGAGTATCAACCATCTCGAAGCAACGTCCCgaataaaaaataacttcaaaacgTCAAGCGCAGGTCATTCTAAGTGTTTCGCGATGTAGATCGCGAGAAGCGATGTTTTCATAGCTTCCCGGCAGGAATAGAGGCTATCTGTCTCATTTAAATTCAGAGCTATAGAGTATCATCTGTGGCGTGAAAATATAAAGGGAAATGAGCTACTACCTGCTTACTGCAGCTGTTGAGGCGGCCTGGGACATGGATCTCATTCAGGGACAAATTAGAGCAAGAGGTACAGTCAAGGTATTATCCAGTTCAAGACACAGTGTTTCTCAAAAAGTTAAAAGCCTTTAATTTAGCTTTTGAATTAGGAAGTTTAAATGCCAACATTTCATTTGTCCTGGTGTACTCAAGGTGGTGGCTAAGAAAGATGTAGAGCATAGGTAAGTCAGGCAATAAGCAAAGCAAGATCTCCAGCAGAATAAGCACTGTCCCACTGCCTccatcctgcagagctgtgccagcagcaggatcttccccagccccagagagaagcagaggacaAGTGACCCATCTGGTGCTTCAAGGCCTGGTGCACGGTGGTGACTGCCACGGGGTGAGAGAGTCAATGAGCCAGCCAGCAAAGGTATGACATAAGACTCATTTTCACACTCTGCACAAAATTCctggcatttctttttgtgttacTTAGCTCCTCTGATACTGATCAATTACCACAATAACTCAGGAGTGAGATAATAGAGACAGCAATTTGCAGTCTAACGTGAATTAATTTTCACTTAATCTGGAACTGCTTTAATAGCAAGGTGGGCATTAAAAGCGCTGCACTACTCAATACTAAATATCTGTGCGTCTGAAGTAGTCATAAGATAATCTTACTAGAAAAATCCCACAatcagaaaacagggaaaaaataccaaatcTTATATATGCTGctagtttaaaatatttgaaaatgtaaattaagGACAATTTAATTAGCACCATGAAACTATTAAATTAACAGATGTACTGCTCATGCTAAGGTTGGTTTATCATTTGCCGTATTGGAGTAATTCTGTTCATTAAGCGATTAAGTACAGGTTgcatattaaataatattaactTAAATACACCCTCAATACTCATACGAAAGTACTTCAAATGCAACCTAAGCTTTTTAACTCCATCACTAAAAGGTTTTGCCTAAGTTTTCTGTACAAGgaggtgaaaaataaaatgctctgTACACAGGAATTTATTAGTGGTTTTTTAACTGATCTTAATTAATGTAGCTGATAAAGAAGTTAGTAAGCAAGGCAATAACATTCTTTGCTTAACAATTTTAAcaaagaattacagaattatttcaaGTATCTTTACAGTACTTGGAACAAGGAGATGACTAACACATGTAGATCTTCCTGACTTCCGAGGGTTATAGCTCAACACTATGTCATTTTGCACTATCTGTATAAAATAACTCTGCAGTCTTTTTTGAACCTAAAACTTATGCCATACATTATTCCTGTCTCACAAACTAGACCTATTAGAGTTATTGAAAGTATTTTTGGACCATTTAGAGATTTATGATTTGATTTACTCTTCTACATTCCGGGCGTGAGACATTCaactgagaaaacatttttaaatgaatgtacAGGTCCCTGTAAAAGCTCTCACCTTCACACTGTTGTTTTTCAAACTTAATTAGGAATTTTTTGCTATTTgttcttcttcagaaaatttaCATTCAGTCTACTAATATTTGTGGATAAAATGAAaagagcagcttttcattaTATCCACAAATCCAGACAGCAAACCTAAAGGTACAACCTTTACATTTTTTACTATGGACACGTGCAGGTAATCTACAGACTGGATAAAGTCCATTAAAAATCAAGGACACTCCTTCTTTCAAACTAGAAAAATTGGGATATATCTGACTTCTATTAAATTGaacaaaagtataaaaaaatatgtagCTATCACTAATTAAAGCAATAATTAGTGACATGTTGACCCATTTTAAAGTGTTATAGTTTCTCATCTCTCCTCTGTAGAGGATTCTAAAAGCCaatcagaagaaataattttctttaaaagaatgccaaaaccccaaaagaaaacagaaaaatcagtgggtttttctttttgcaattcTTTTGCTCAATTTCAAACAACTAAAATATCAGATCCCCCACCTTAGTCAAACCAGTGACTCCAGCTATAGGCcacaaatatttaagaaatacatGGAAATCAGTCAGGCAAGATGAAAGAAGTGTTAATTTTATCATGGTCCATATAAAATCAAGCCAACATCTGCATCCATTCAGATAGATCTGCTGCACTTATATGGTCACAAGCCTAATTTCAGTAAGCTTGAGTTTTAGTAAGATGTACTCCTAGACCAGGAGCCAGGTTTAAATACATGCAATGAAGCGTTGAAGAATGCAGGATGCAATACACCTTTGGAAAGCAATCCCATCCTTCCCTGTGTGAGATCTGGATTTAAGATGTGCTGCAGCACATGCTGCCCTCCCAGCCGTGCTTCAGCCCCACAGCTCCATACTGGAATAAGAGAAGAGCCCCCACGTGCTCAGCACCCCACCAGGACAGCACAGACCGGGACTGCTGAGACCCCTTGAACTGAAGGTTCAAATTACTCACACATGACCAGGGTCAGTGTTCACACTATACACTTAAGGCAGTGAATTAAATGTATCCTGGGCCTTcctaaaattatttacaaacaAAATAGAGCATTAACCCTggtttaaaagaagaaacacattATAATTGATGTCCCAGAAACACTTTTCTTTGACTACGAAAAATGCAAGACTTCTGGAATATGAtgtgagagaaaaatataatcACTTTCAAGACTGGGAATAATAGAAACAGGATTTAATGTTGCTTGAGAATGTGGGAGATCACACTCTGGAATTAATGAAACTGTTCCGTGTTCTAAGTTAGGACTaccaggggctggcagcagtagGAGGAGTAGGACTTAGAATATTGTTTGTTACATAGTATTTGTATGCCAGATGTGTGATATTCCtcagggggagaaaaaaaataagtcattGGTATGCTActagaagaaattattttctgttataaCCCTAGGTGTAGGCAAGCCTACACTGGGATTATGTACAGTATGATCACTTGTGGTCAGGCAAAGGGCTGCCAAGACAGCAAAGAGGGTGAGTAATCTCCAGTCATGAGCTGATCACAAGAACCTGATTTGTCAGCTCAGCAAAATGTAGTCAGAGGGGAGGTATGACAACTGTGGCAAATACCAGAGAAGAAACAACACCAGGATGGGCAAAGAAGTAATTGTATGACAAGGATGTTAGCACTAATGTTGTCTTGAAAAAAGACCTCAACCCTAACATAAAGGaatgtaaattaataaatagcCTTCTCATCAGCTGGTGgaggacaggaaaaaatgttttaagacaGAGTAACTGAATTAAATTACTAGGAAGAGTATCCTCATTGTTTTCTCTAACATatcaaaatctcaaaaaaaaaaaaaaagaaaagaaaaaattaaaaagagaaaagatctTATCctgaatcaaaaaaaaaaaatgtttagtgTTTATTTCAGAGCCCAAAATCTAGTACAgttgtaaaaacaaaatgttttgaaagggaatgagaaaagagagaaagaatgagaGCAATAGAaaaagacagagacagagaaaaaaagggaaatcaaagagaaataggaagaaagtgagaaagagaaagaaagagaagtattttcaaataaaagaaaatggtcACAACagggtttttaaattaatttattgaagggttttttatttgggtAATTTAACAAAGCGTACAATTTCACTGCTTGGTTTCAATgaatcagcttttctttcttacaaaCAGTATTTGAAAATCATAAATGCAGTGCTATGCAAATAACTCTGTTCTTCTTTAAAGCATTCCTTCTGTTATTATGTGAAACTTGCATAATAAGATAGACTTCAATACATCAATAATATCATAAGCTTACAGGAACAGAAAATCCAGCTATGTTACGGCATTGTTAACATTGCTGGAAATAAAGTCTCTAAATCAAGGGattcaaaagcttttcattaattttttctgattttaggCAAAGAGATAAGGAAAATACAAAGATAACTTGTTTATAGATTTTGTGGTTTGACAGAAGAACCTTTAGTGAGGTTTATGCTATGCTAACTGCAAGCAATCAAAGAATGGCAGGTCCTGGATATTTCTGATTGAAGAGACATCGGAGCTTAGATACAGTGTTTTTGTCAGCATGGTGGTTTATGTAGATTACACACAGGTATacatagattaaaaaatatggaTCAATAAATGCACCCCAGATATCAGCTGCATTAACATTAATGCATTTTCAAACCAATAGCAGTCCATAAAGTCGTGTTACACCATGGTATAAATTtcagcaataaataaatttaatacaatttttttactATAATTTTCTCTCACTTTTGGACACAAAGCACGCATGAGAGAAAAGCCACCTAAAGATGCAAAAGTTTGAGGAAATCCTAAATACAGagaacagaactgaaaacaCACGACTGTTTTTACCATCTCAAACTACaaacactgctgccttttcagaTACAACGCAGGAGCCTGCAAGATGAaggctgttctgcagctcaCATGGATGTGGAAGAGCAAAGGTGAAAGACTACCCAAGCTCATCTGTATGGAAACTGTGAAACTGCTTGGAAAATTTGGGGAATATAGAAGCTGAGCATTTATTAGGAAGCTTGCAGCTGATGCTAAGTAGGAACAAAGACTGAGATTCCCTACAAAGTTAAGTGAAGAGTAATAATTCTGCAATTTAAGAAGCTTATTTGGTAATATGGAAAAGAATTGAAAGGAGACAAATAATTCAAAGAGCAATAGGACAGcgaaaattactttttttttttttaccttacaATGCATTTTCTTCAGTCATGTATGCTCATTGTATTGTGTTCAGCTTAAGACATTTGTGCAAGCAAGCTTCTTTCCAGCAGACTTTAGTATTTTGTGGGCAAACACAAAAATCACTAGATTTTCATGTCTCCAGGcacacatcttttttttttttaaattttttcaagCACTCACCCTCTCAAAAAGTAAGAGCAATTCTGTCCAGCAAGCAAGAACCACTGACAGGTCCCAAGTGGTTATGGGATGTCTTTGAAGAGTGGTTTTCTGATGAAAACTTGTCAGCAGAATCTGTGTTGGATTCCTGACTGCAGCATATTTCTTTCTTGTGCCACATGAAGTAGGATGAAGAGCAGAGAAGACAGTGATTTGGGATAAACCTTGAGCCCTGGGACCGAAACTCCAGCCCAAAGCTTGCCCTGAAGGAGGGGATATGGAAGTCTGCTGAGGAACAGGAGGGCAAATCCTTTGCTCTGCTAATGTATGCCCAGATCTGGAATTTAGAAAGACCATCAAAGGGAAGCAGTAGCTAAGtccaggcaggaaaaggcagTAACAACTCCTGTGAAACAATTTCAAATATCAGAGCTAAATCAGAACAGCCTTATCAGTGAAAGATAAAGATGGTTGATCTTTTAAAATGCCCTTGAAAAATACCTACCAAATACCTACCAAACCAGAAAGTTGGTTTTGAGTCTGCTAGAATTTCAAGGCAACACTAAATTATTGTGTTACATATAGACTCCTTAACTAATACAACACAAATCAATATAACGCACACTGGTATATCTTATATTCCTCATCCAAAACTCTACACTTCCCTGTCATGTTTCAACCTTTGCATCCTATAGCAAGTGATTCCTATGTGttccttaattttaaaaaaaactagaAACCTGGTCATGCTAGCAACCACTGCTCTTGTGGCTGAGAAGGACAAGGTGGGGTTTTTACCATCAACACTGCTCAGTGTTAGGAGTAAGGCTGGGAGAGACGAACCCCACCCTCAGGTGAGATGGACTGGAGCTAGAATGCCCCAGCTGAACACAGATTTGCCATGCCCTCCTGTCCCTACTGAGAGCTGACATGCTTAGAGAGTGATTATATTGGGAGAGAAGGATTAGTTGACGTCACACTAATAGGTCATGTTTTCTGACggctctgcaggaaaaaactAAGGACAGATGGAGAGGTTCTGGGGACCCAATTTAGCAGAACTGAATTTCCTACTTTTGCAGTTTGCCTAACAGTGAGAGAATATACAGTGATACATGGAGGAATGTTAATGGGGTCAAAAATTGTCTGAACTCTCCCAAACAAGCagattcagaaaaacaaaaccctggaAAATTCCCAGAAAGAACTTAAGAATATGATCAAGATGAATAAGAAAAGTGACTTGACACTCTGTAGTTAAAAGTCTTCTACTTCTGGCTCCTGGTTATGAATTATTTAGAAGGTGTTTGGAAAACATCATcacttatgaaaaaaaatctgcatctcTAAAGGGATCACAGATTTGTGAACAGGAtcctaatttattatttcaatataCCATCTCAAGGGTGCCCAGCtactgaaacaagaaaaagtaattttaggaAGTTTATTTatccagttttcttttattttttttcattcaaatacaGTGAAATAGGCTTGACTACCCCTCCTCCAGACAGCTCCCAGAAGGGCTTGTGGAGACAACATGGCACAGCAGGGTCTGCAGAACTACCAGCCAGCCTCAGACACAGCAATTCCCAGACAACTGGCATCTAAATTCAACAATATTTACAGTCTTCCATCTAATGGCTGGTTCTCACCGTGGAAAATTCCAAAGATAGCCACTTAGCTGGTAAGCCCACACTTCAGCACTGGTACTCAGCCTAGGTTTCAGTGGCTCCCTATCTAAAGTTCTTGAGATCTGCCTaccctggcaggagctgatAAGCACGTGTCTATATACCCATCACACAGCCCTTGAGCAGGTTGTGCCCCAGTGTCAGCGTTTGGGAAGCACCAGTGCAGTTTCTCAGCTCCCAGTGTAGAAAATCTGTGACCACCACAGAATTGGTTATTAGGGAAGCTCTCTTATTTGAagtgaaaaagtatttttgcagGTCAAGCCCTGGCAGGTCAGGGGAGAAATGTTACAAACATTACATTTTCAGGACTAATTCATGTGATTCTCTGCTACACTTTATTACTTATGTGATACAATTGTGTTTTTACCAAAGTATGGGCAGCAGGGACTACTTTATTGGCACAGTCTAACATATGGGCACTAGTCCAAAGTGACACATTTTCTAAATGTTGTATGGGCAGATATCCTAAGAGCTCCATAAGAATCAGAGCTGCTAATAAACTTCTAAGAATGGCCTTGGGTACTGGAGGGGCATAATGAGAAATTCTGGAAATTCATGTGAGGAACTCTGCCAGTTCACTTCAGCATTGGCATAAAATCCTTAGTCTAtgactttttccctttttttccttattagtCTGTCTGAAAGTGGTTCAGAAAGGGGAGACTTTAAAAACCTGGTCAAGCATGCTATTGGGAAGTACTATCATATAGTCAAATTTTCCTGGCCCAACTCTTCAAGCTACAGCAGCCTTGTTGGCAGGATACGTGCTTATTTGTTCCCAAGTGTTACATTTGGACATCATATTCATATAGTatagatagatggatagatagatagatagatggatagatagatagatagatagatagatagatagatagatagataggtagatagatagatagctgtgtttgtgcatctatatttatatacacacataccTTCAAAACATATCTACTAAAACAAAGGGGCCTAGAGAAGCACAAAGCTTTAAAATAGAGAAtttatagaagaaaagaaaaaatctttcaaaatactTAATTCTAAGTTTTCTTCTATTGCTCCTTTCCTTTTACCTAAGTAAAAGTGCTTCCACCATATTTAACTTACTAAAGCCTGAAGACATCTGTGGTGTTTACTTTAAGTTCTAATCAATTTCCTTTGTTACCAAATCAGTTCAGAGGAGCAGTTGAAAAAACACTTATGGATATTCTTAGTGGTAAGTGACTTCTTGAATTAgtttaataatttaaagtaaTATTAATAAACGTTATTAATAAACAATTATATTTACTATCTGCTCATAATGCAGTACTGCTCTTATATTGTTTCAcatgtttctctgtttttactgctaatagtagtagtaataatagAATGCAAAAAATTGACTTCATGTTTTTGACAGTCAAGGCTTAATATAGCTTTGAAGACCCTCATTTTCTGAAGCCCGCAACTTCAGAAAATCAAGTTTGAGACCCTACATCAGTGATTTTTTGGGAAAACTTGACTTGCTCTTCTAGGCAAGCCATTATACTCATAGCAACACACAGTGCCTTCCAGTTTGGCACTGTGGTCTCCTAACCATGGATTGTGTTGTGAGTAGTTATCGGA includes these proteins:
- the LOC119696964 gene encoding formin-like protein 3, translating into MLGFLQPGTIPPRCHRGASARPGTSALAARGGSAVPPPAPGTAPAAALPLLCSTAGEAPRNKDFRRRRRGDPGLSPPRPRTLPAPAGLARPRPPPPPEPRLQCAGLHAPAPAHVALPPPPRHPPPRVSRSAHPTPPPPPAPRSPAAALRLAPPPRPAHKARTPLRCPPAPLRAALPAPRPHAAPPPRLSLATSARCSSRIHPSCLSAHGSAAVPPRHLGHPPPCPCAPARRMAQPLPARGTDAAPLPPAHRAAVPGRAFLASRGAPQEEEPLPSGHS